One Panicum virgatum strain AP13 chromosome 9K, P.virgatum_v5, whole genome shotgun sequence genomic region harbors:
- the LOC120649000 gene encoding F-box protein At4g00755-like isoform X3 produces MGEEEEDGADFLQWLGPDTSAIVFTLLHHPADLARASAVSRSWRTFVIANQFSKILCLRVCPEVSNFTSIEASSSGSDVKEDVGSSTAAEWENQKRDHRVYMHLSHSLLSPYNSRNCIIRCIGASSTDNFPEETIENTLEPIDHVEMSLSYWSSGGQRDPTCLPECLIYMLHSDLCLIDEIKIQPFQAFFQYGAPIYSAQYVRFRMGYPKLPLRPEQLVSDENEGQLNADDNYTWTYASPEFPMLQENVAQSFKLPHAVLCIGGVVKIELLGRIQKQAIDGLYYICVSHVEILGNPLPRELWVAPCENGVVLKYHPEPRRSNVRCSDDGRSPTNWHNFATRIWQSGAGRGIGWNQALLSRLLFGPPLQLLEEDDDDDIS; encoded by the exons atgggggaggaggaggaggatggtgCTGACTTCCTGCAGTGGCTGGGTCCGGACACCTCCGCCATCGTCTTCACGCTGCTCCATCACCCCGCCGACCTTGCCCGCGCCTCCGCCGTCTCCCGCTCATGGCGCACCTTCG TCATAGCAAACCAGTTCAGCAAGATTCTGTGCCTGCGAGTCTGTCCCGAGGTTTCCAACTTCACCAGCATTGAAGCAAGCAGTTCTGGCAGTGATGTAAAGGAAGATGTTGGTTCAAGCACTGCTGCTGAGTGGGAGAACCAGAAGAGAGACCACAGGGTTTATATGCATCTTAGCCATTCTCTTCTCTCACCTTACAATAGCAGGAATTGCATCATCCGGTGCATAGGTGCATCGAGCACCGACAATTTTCCAGAAGAGACCATAGAAAATACCCTTGAACCAATTGATCATGTGGAGATGAGCCTGTCTTACTGGTCCAGCGGGGGCCAAAGGGATCCTACATGCTTGCCCGAATGCCTCATATACATGCTGCACTCAGATCTTTGCCTCATTGATGAAATCAAGATACAGCCATTCCAAG CATTTTTCCAGTACGGTGCCCCAATATACTCAGCACAGTACGTTCGGTTCCGGATGGGTTATCCAAAGTTGCCTCTGCGCCCTGAACAACTTGTATCCGATGAGAACGAAGGTCAGCTGAATGCTGATGACAACTATACCTGGACTTATGCATCTCCAGAGTTTCCAATGTTGCAG GAGAATGTCGCACAATCATTTAAGCTTCCACACGCTGTTCTATGCATCGGTGGGGTGGTGAAGATTGAGCTTCTCGGGAGGATTCAGAAACAGGCAATAGATGGTCTTTACTACATATG CGTGTCCCATGTCGAAATATTGGGGAATCCGCTGCCGCGAGAGCTATGGGTGGCTCCTTGCGAGAATGGTGTAGTCCTCAAGTACCACCCAGAACCTCGAAGAAGCAATGTGCGCTGCTCTGACGATGGGCGCAGCCCCACCAACTGGCATAACTTTGCAACGAGAATCTGGCAGTCGGGCGCTGGCCGAGGAATTGGGTGGAACCAAGCGCTGCTGAGTAGGCTGctgttcgggcctccattgcaGTTGTTGGAGGAAGATGACGACGACGATATATCATAG
- the LOC120649000 gene encoding F-box protein At4g00755-like isoform X2 translates to MVLTSCSGWVRTPPPSSSRCSITPPTLPAPPPSPAHGAPSSLALLVAHSGIMIELLVVRSSSNILSPSFDAAQCVIPVSPHMIPYNLTSWTNAMFASSTLIANQFSKILCLRVCPEVSNFTSIEASSSGSDVKEDVGSSTAAEWENQKRDHRVYMHLSHSLLSPYNSRNCIIRCIGASSTDNFPEETIENTLEPIDHVEMSLSYWSSGGQRDPTCLPECLIYMLHSDLCLIDEIKIQPFQAFFQYGAPIYSAQYVRFRMGYPKLPLRPEQLVSDENEGQLNADDNYTWTYASPEFPMLQENVAQSFKLPHAVLCIGGVVKIELLGRIQKQAIDGLYYICVSHVEILGNPLPRELWVAPCENGVVLKYHPEPRRSNVRCSDDGRSPTNWHNFATRIWQSGAGRGIGWNQALLSRLLFGPPLQLLEEDDDDDIS, encoded by the exons atggtgCTGACTTCCTGCAGTGGCTGGGTCCGGACACCTCCGCCATCGTCTTCACGCTGCTCCATCACCCCGCCGACCTTGCCCGCGCCTCCGCCGTCTCCCGCTCATGGCGCACCTTCG TCCCTAGCGTTGCTTGTAGCACATAGTGGAATCATGATTGAATTGCTTGTTgtgaggagcagcagcaacattCTGTCTCCCTCCTTTGATGCTGCTCAGTGTGTTATTCCTGTTTCGCCTCATATGATACCATACAACTTAACAAGTTGGACCAACGCCATGTTTGCTTCCTCCACAC TCATAGCAAACCAGTTCAGCAAGATTCTGTGCCTGCGAGTCTGTCCCGAGGTTTCCAACTTCACCAGCATTGAAGCAAGCAGTTCTGGCAGTGATGTAAAGGAAGATGTTGGTTCAAGCACTGCTGCTGAGTGGGAGAACCAGAAGAGAGACCACAGGGTTTATATGCATCTTAGCCATTCTCTTCTCTCACCTTACAATAGCAGGAATTGCATCATCCGGTGCATAGGTGCATCGAGCACCGACAATTTTCCAGAAGAGACCATAGAAAATACCCTTGAACCAATTGATCATGTGGAGATGAGCCTGTCTTACTGGTCCAGCGGGGGCCAAAGGGATCCTACATGCTTGCCCGAATGCCTCATATACATGCTGCACTCAGATCTTTGCCTCATTGATGAAATCAAGATACAGCCATTCCAAG CATTTTTCCAGTACGGTGCCCCAATATACTCAGCACAGTACGTTCGGTTCCGGATGGGTTATCCAAAGTTGCCTCTGCGCCCTGAACAACTTGTATCCGATGAGAACGAAGGTCAGCTGAATGCTGATGACAACTATACCTGGACTTATGCATCTCCAGAGTTTCCAATGTTGCAG GAGAATGTCGCACAATCATTTAAGCTTCCACACGCTGTTCTATGCATCGGTGGGGTGGTGAAGATTGAGCTTCTCGGGAGGATTCAGAAACAGGCAATAGATGGTCTTTACTACATATG CGTGTCCCATGTCGAAATATTGGGGAATCCGCTGCCGCGAGAGCTATGGGTGGCTCCTTGCGAGAATGGTGTAGTCCTCAAGTACCACCCAGAACCTCGAAGAAGCAATGTGCGCTGCTCTGACGATGGGCGCAGCCCCACCAACTGGCATAACTTTGCAACGAGAATCTGGCAGTCGGGCGCTGGCCGAGGAATTGGGTGGAACCAAGCGCTGCTGAGTAGGCTGctgttcgggcctccattgcaGTTGTTGGAGGAAGATGACGACGACGATATATCATAG